In Haematobia irritans isolate KBUSLIRL chromosome 1, ASM5000362v1, whole genome shotgun sequence, a genomic segment contains:
- the LOC142237982 gene encoding uncharacterized protein LOC142237982, protein MVTDRQFSINDGATPTWVTEFLFEDLLRKEISDFSRLLKCLIKYVNNYKADNFLSIKTEFETKDGKRRVMGFILKTASIVNNEKILPFLNESNLDQENFIHFEVLPKFKIIYEEESKSKTFHPTVFKFPQEVPENYILYEDLQFKGYRPIQNGLNAKQMEIVLENLAAFHAASGLHSKFKFNKANTLQKNSNKHLEILSNRIFHENLRSYDLKHYEDKIKSLQSHFLEEQSFTNPLEFQVLQLGNCSMDNMLFHIDAFGKIKDFVFTNMNMCSYGSPVKDLLYLLLSSSIIGDKVTKFDYYIKYYHDQLVAHLNLLKFKGKVPKLSELHYEVIRSNRWAFEAVTQVLPLALWDSNNLMELNLSLDELTNRDQLLKVIYAQKDYCLEIQNLLSWMENKGFLEV, encoded by the exons ATGGTAACCGATAGACAATTTTCCATAAACGACGGTGCTACACCCACTTGGGTCACAGAATTTCTTTTTGAGGATTTATTGCGGAAAGAAATTTCGGACTTTAGTAgacttttaaaatgtttaatcaaatatgTGAACAATTACAAAGCGGATAACTTTTTGAGTATAAAAACGGAGTTTGAAACTAAAG ATGGAAAAAGACGAGTCATGGGCTTTATCCTTAAAACTGCTTCAATTGTTaataatgagaaaattttaccatttttaaatgaaagcAATTTGGACcaggaaaattttatacattttgaagttttgccaaaattcaagATTATATACGAGGAAGAAAGTAAATCAAAAACATTCCATCCCACAGTCTTCAAATTTCCTCAAGAAGTCCCCGAAAATTATATACTCTATGAAGATTTGCAATTCAAAGGATATCGGCCTATACAAAATGGTTTGAATGCTAAACAAATGGAAATTGTATTGGAAAATCTAGCAGCATTTCATGCAGCAAGCGGTCTCCACagcaaattcaaatttaacaaaGCCAATACacttcaaaaaaattcaaacaaacatTTGGAAATCCTAAGTAATCGTATTTTTCATGAGAATTTACGTTCCTATGATTTAAAGCACTATGAAGATAAAATT AAATCTCTGCAATCCCATTTCCTTGAGGAACAATCATTTACTAATCCTTTGGAATTCCAAGTTTTACAATTGGGCAATTGTAGTATGGATAATATGCTATTCCATATAGatgcttttggcaaaattaaggattttgtttttactaataTGAATATGTGTTCCTATGGTAGTCCTGTCAAGGATTTGCTATATTTGTTACTCTCCTCATCTATCATCGGTGATAaagttacaaaatttgattattatataaaatattatcacGATCAATTGGTGGCTCATTTGAATTTGTTGAAGTTTAAGGGAAAGGTGCCTAAACTCTCCGAACTACATTACGAAGTGATCCGAAGTAATCGATGGG CTTTTGAAGCAGTGACACAAGTTCTTCCCCTTGCTCTGTGGGATTCCAATAATTTGATGGAATTAAATTTATCACTGGATGAGCTGACTAACAGAGATCAATTACTAAAAGTCATATATGCCCAAAAGGATTATTGCCTGGAAATACAAAACCTATTATCCTGGATGGAAAACAAAGGTTTTCTAGAGGTCTAA